A region from the Microcella frigidaquae genome encodes:
- the argC gene encoding N-acetyl-gamma-glutamyl-phosphate reductase produces the protein MTLSVAIAGASGYAGGEVLRLMAAHPELEVRTVTAHSNAGQPLIDVHPHLRSYADLELRETTAETLAGHDIVVLALPHGASGAIAAELPDDVLVLDCGADHRLTSEAAWQRFYGGEYHGAWAYGLPELIHVDGTRQREKLVGARRVAVPGCNVTAVSLGLVPGIRAGVIEAHDTTAALAVGPSGAGRTLRTDLLASELLGSAAPYAVGGVHRHIPEILQNVALAGAADASISFTPVLVPMARGILATVTARLAPGVDEAGLRAAWVDAYADEPFVHVLPAGRFPTTASAVGANTALIGLALDADAQRAVIVVALDNLVKGTAGAAVQSLNLALGLPETLGLPVNGVAP, from the coding sequence ATGACTCTCTCGGTCGCGATCGCCGGCGCCAGCGGATACGCGGGCGGCGAGGTGCTGCGCCTGATGGCGGCGCACCCCGAGCTCGAGGTGCGCACGGTCACCGCGCACAGCAACGCGGGCCAGCCCCTCATCGATGTGCACCCGCACCTGCGCTCGTATGCCGATCTCGAGCTGCGCGAGACGACCGCCGAGACCCTGGCCGGGCACGACATCGTCGTGCTCGCGCTCCCGCACGGCGCGTCCGGTGCGATCGCCGCCGAGCTTCCGGATGACGTGCTCGTGCTCGACTGCGGCGCCGATCACCGGCTCACGAGCGAGGCCGCGTGGCAGCGGTTCTACGGCGGCGAGTACCACGGCGCCTGGGCCTACGGTCTGCCCGAGCTGATCCACGTCGACGGCACGCGTCAGCGCGAGAAGCTCGTCGGGGCGCGGCGCGTGGCGGTACCCGGGTGCAACGTCACCGCGGTGTCGCTCGGGCTCGTGCCGGGCATCCGCGCCGGGGTCATCGAGGCCCACGATACGACGGCCGCGCTCGCCGTCGGTCCGAGCGGCGCCGGACGCACCCTGCGCACCGACCTTCTCGCCAGCGAGCTGCTGGGCTCCGCCGCGCCGTACGCGGTGGGCGGGGTGCACCGGCACATCCCCGAGATCCTGCAGAACGTCGCCCTCGCCGGTGCCGCCGACGCGAGCATCTCGTTCACGCCCGTGCTCGTGCCGATGGCCCGGGGCATCCTCGCCACCGTCACCGCGCGCCTCGCCCCGGGTGTCGACGAGGCGGGCCTCCGCGCCGCCTGGGTCGACGCCTACGCCGACGAGCCTTTCGTGCACGTGCTGCCCGCCGGACGGTTCCCGACCACTGCCTCGGCGGTCGGCGCCAACACCGCCCTTATCGGGCTCGCCCTCGATGCCGACGCGCAGCGCGCCGTGATCGTGGTCGCCCTCGACAACCTCGTGAAGGGCACGGCGGGTGCCGCCGTGCAGTCCCTCAACCTCGCGCTCGGCCTGCCCGAGACGCTCGGCCTGCCCGTGAACGGAGTCGCCCCGTGA
- a CDS encoding DUF937 domain-containing protein — protein MTDLSGLIDMIPIGDIAEKLGVDRSVAEAAVEVAVPAIVGGMAANAKDDDGAASLQKALGHHKGKAPKKLADIDESDGEKIVANVFGAKKNDVARAAATKAATKAEGFDIGPIVEQVLPIIAPIVLAWVANQFLGGGAAEPEKTPAKKETSSGNPLGDLLGGLIGSKEGQDLIAGALGGLLGGGRR, from the coding sequence ATGACCGACCTCAGCGGCCTCATCGACATGATCCCGATCGGCGACATCGCCGAGAAGCTCGGTGTCGACCGGAGTGTGGCCGAAGCCGCCGTCGAGGTCGCGGTACCCGCCATCGTCGGCGGCATGGCGGCCAACGCGAAGGACGACGACGGTGCGGCCTCGCTGCAGAAGGCGCTCGGCCACCACAAGGGCAAGGCGCCGAAGAAGCTGGCCGACATCGACGAGTCCGACGGCGAGAAGATCGTCGCCAACGTCTTCGGCGCGAAGAAGAACGATGTCGCCCGGGCCGCCGCCACGAAGGCGGCGACGAAGGCCGAGGGCTTCGACATCGGGCCGATCGTCGAGCAGGTGCTGCCGATCATCGCCCCCATCGTGCTGGCCTGGGTCGCCAACCAGTTCCTCGGCGGCGGCGCGGCCGAGCCCGAGAAGACCCCCGCGAAGAAGGAGACCTCGAGCGGCAACCCGCTCGGAGACCTGCTCGGCGGCCTCATCGGCAGCAAGGAGGGCCAGGACCTCATCGCCGGCGCCCTCGGCGGGCTGCTCGGCGGCGGACGCCGCTAG
- the argJ gene encoding bifunctional glutamate N-acetyltransferase/amino-acid acetyltransferase ArgJ, with protein sequence MTVTAPKGFRAAGVAAGLKRSGALDLALVVNDGPSSAAAAVFTSNRAKANPILWSQQVIADGAVSAIVLNSGGANCFTGAQGFQTTHATAEGVAEALQISAGDVLVCSTGLIGEQLDRDALLSGVAAAAAGLGPHGDAAARAIMTTDSVSKTVVVEGPGYTIGGMAKGAGMLAPGLATMLVVLTTDADLPAAELDRALRAATRVSFDRLDSDGCMSTNDQVTLMASGASGVTPETDAFTLLLVDACMSLALQLQADAEGASHDIQIHVRGAASEDDAVEVGRSIARNNLFKAAVFGNDPNWGRVLAAIGTTSAAFDPYAVDVSMNGVRVCHAGAPDRPRDDVDLSPRTVILELELHAGDHAAMILTNDLTHDYVHENSAYAS encoded by the coding sequence GTGACCGTCACCGCCCCGAAGGGCTTTCGCGCCGCCGGCGTCGCCGCCGGGCTCAAGCGCTCCGGCGCCCTCGACCTCGCGCTCGTCGTCAACGACGGGCCGTCGTCGGCCGCCGCCGCCGTGTTCACGAGCAACCGAGCGAAGGCGAACCCGATCCTGTGGTCGCAGCAGGTCATCGCCGATGGCGCGGTCAGCGCCATCGTGCTCAACTCGGGCGGCGCGAACTGCTTCACCGGCGCGCAGGGCTTCCAGACCACGCACGCGACCGCGGAGGGCGTCGCCGAGGCCCTCCAGATCAGCGCGGGCGATGTCCTCGTCTGCTCGACCGGCCTCATCGGCGAGCAACTCGATCGCGACGCGCTCCTGAGCGGCGTTGCGGCCGCGGCGGCCGGTCTCGGCCCGCACGGCGACGCAGCGGCCCGCGCCATCATGACCACCGACTCGGTGTCGAAGACGGTCGTCGTCGAGGGCCCGGGCTACACGATCGGCGGCATGGCGAAGGGCGCCGGGATGCTTGCGCCCGGTCTGGCCACCATGCTCGTCGTGCTCACCACCGACGCCGACCTGCCCGCCGCCGAGCTCGACCGGGCGCTCCGCGCCGCCACGCGCGTCAGCTTCGACCGGCTCGACTCCGACGGCTGCATGTCGACCAACGACCAGGTGACGCTCATGGCGAGCGGAGCATCCGGCGTCACGCCCGAGACGGACGCGTTCACCCTGCTGCTGGTCGACGCTTGCATGAGCCTGGCCCTGCAGCTGCAGGCCGACGCCGAGGGGGCGAGCCACGACATCCAGATCCACGTGCGCGGCGCTGCAAGCGAGGACGACGCGGTCGAGGTCGGCCGCTCGATCGCCCGCAACAACCTGTTCAAGGCCGCCGTGTTCGGCAACGATCCCAACTGGGGCCGCGTGCTCGCCGCGATCGGCACCACCAGCGCGGCGTTCGATCCCTACGCCGTCGACGTCAGCATGAACGGTGTGCGCGTCTGCCACGCGGGGGCCCCCGACCGCCCGCGCGACGACGTCGACCTGAGCCCGCGCACGGTGATCCTCGAGCTCGAGCTGCACGCGGGCGATCACGCCGCGATGATCCTCACCAACGACCTCACGCACGACTACGTGCACGAGAACAGCGCCTACGCGAGCTGA